From Leguminivora glycinivorella isolate SPB_JAAS2020 chromosome 24, LegGlyc_1.1, whole genome shotgun sequence, a single genomic window includes:
- the LOC125238751 gene encoding cytochrome c oxidase subunit 7C, mitochondrial-like isoform X1, translating to MLGPLARASNKLGRNVMTNIVRNHSHGGVPGENLPFDISNRYKLTAFFIIYAGSGLSAPYLITRHQLLKK from the exons atgcTGGGACCTTTGGCTCGTGCGTCCAATAAATTGGGCAGAAATGTGATGACCAACATCGTGAGGAACCACTCCCACGGCGGAGTTCCTGGCGAG AACCTGCCCTTCGACATCAGCAACCGTTACAAGCTGACGGCGTTCTTCATCATCTACGCCGGCTCTGGCCTCTCTGCCCCCTACCTGATCACTCGCCACCAGCTGCTGAAGAAGTAA
- the LOC125238750 gene encoding actin-related protein 6, with the protein MSDSSCYILDNGAYTAKVGFSTLEPKIVPNCIMKAKSERRRPFIGSQIDDCRDASGLFYILPFQKGFLINWDTQKTVWDYMFSKECCPVNFNEVPLIVTEPLFNFSSIQEAMTEIFFEEYECQTLLRINGTDLAEYKYRKAHNNDCTVIVDSGYSFTYIVPYIKGKKFKEGIIRIDIGGKVLTNHLKEIVSYRQLNVLDETYVINQVKEDSCFVSEDFMRDMAIAKEKGSKNSIIKDYVLPDYTSIRRGYLRDVMKPDEELEQQTLRLNNERFTIPELLFHPSDVGIPQMGIPEAIMHSIDLCPEEHKESLLANILLYGGNTLFPGFRDRVYNDVRSFALDHFDVNVTLAENPLTYAWEGGKEIYRDTEFYSFCVTKEEYDEEGKALAFERFDI; encoded by the exons ATGTCCGATTCTTCCTGTTATATCTTGGATAATGGAGCTTATACAGCCAAAGTGGGCTTCTCCACGCTCGAGCCAAAGATTGTACCTAACTGCATCATGAAAGCGAAGTCCGAACGACGTCGGCCGTTCATAGGATCTCAGATAGACGATTGCCGGGACGCTTCAGGACTTTTCTACATATTACCTTTTCAAAAAGGGTTTCTAATCAACTGGGATACACAGAAAACAGTCTGGGACTACATGTTTAGTAAAGAATGCTGTCCAGTGAACTTCAACGAAGTCCCATTGATAGTTACCGAGCCTTTGTTCAATTTCTCCTCAATACAAGAGGctatgactgaaattttctttgAAGAGTACGAATGTCAGACTCTTTTGAGGATAAATGGGACAGATTTAGCTGAGTATAAGTATAGAAAGGCACATAATAATGACTGTACAGTTATTGTTGACTCCGGTTATAGTTTTACGTATATAGTTCCTTATATTAAAGGGAAGAAGTTTAAAGAAGGCATAATTAGGATAGATATTGGTGGGAAAGTGTTGACGAACCATTTGAAGGAGATTGTGTCGTATCGGCAGCTGAATGTGCTGGACGAGACGTATGTGATAAATCAGGTGAAAGAGGACTCTTGCTTTGTGTCAGAAGATTTTATGAGGGACATGGCTATTGCTAAGGAGAAag GATCAAAAAACTCAATAATAAAGGACTATGTGCTTCCTGACTACACGAGTATCCGGCGTGGCTACCTGCGGGATGTGATGAAGCCTGACGAGGAACTGGAGCAGCAGACCCTTCGGCTCAATAATGAGAGGTTCACCATCCCGGAGCTACTGTTCCATCCTTCAG ATGTCGGCATCCCTCAAATGGGCATACCTGAAGCGATCATGCACTCCATCGACTTATGCCCCGAAGAGCACAAGGAGAGTCTCCTCGCTAACATCCTCCTCTACGGAGGCAACACTCTCTTCCCCGGCTTCAGAGACAGAGTATACAATGATGTCCGCTCATTCGCTTTAGACCACTTTGATGTAAATGTAACACTAGCTGAGAACCCGTTGACCTATGCTTGGGAGGGGGGTAAGGAGATATACAGAGATACGGAGTTCTATTCGTTCTGTGTTACTAAAGAGGAGTACGATGAGGAGGGGAAAGCGTTGGCGTTTGAGCGTTTTGATATATAG
- the LOC125238752 gene encoding cytochrome c oxidase subunit 7C, mitochondrial-like: MLGPLARISNQLGRNVMLKSVRNGSHGGVPGENLPFSIHNRARLTFNFFWFVGTAVGAPFLIVLHQLRKK; encoded by the exons ATGTTGGGACCTTTGGCCAGAATTTCAAACCAGTTGGGGAGGAATGTGATGCTGAAATCCGTGAGGAACGGATCCCATGGCGGTGTCCCTGGAGAG AACCTGCCATTCAGCATCCACAACAGGGCGCGGCTGACGTTCAACTTCTTCTGGTTTGTGGGCACCGCCGTCGGAGCCCCCTTCCTAATCGTGTTGCACCAGCTGAGGAAGAAGTAA
- the LOC125238751 gene encoding cytochrome c oxidase subunit 7C, mitochondrial-like isoform X2: MLGPLARASNKLGRNVMTNIVRNHSHGGVPGENLPFDISNRYKLTAFFIIYAGSGLSAPYLITRHQLLKK; encoded by the exons atgcTGGGACCTTTGGCTCGTGCGTCCAATAAATTGGGCAGAAATGTGATGACCAACATCGTGAGGAACCACTCCCACGGCGGAGTTCCTGGCGAG AACCTGCCCTTCGACATCAGCAACCGTTACAAGCTGACGGCGTTCTTCATCATCTACGCCGGCTCTGGCCTCTCTGCCCCCTACCTGATCACTCGCCACCAGCTGCTGAAGAA GTAA